The DNA window CGAGTAGCGCGGCAGGTAGCACTGCGCGCAGCCCGGCTCGAACACCGTGGGCGAGCCCAGCGAGTGGCTCATGGTGATGGCCTGGCGCATGGCGTAGGAGCCGCCGCCGCCCACCGACGTGAAGAACGAATAGGTGCCGTACTTCTCGATGGCGTCGGCGATCTTGGTGGCCGCCAGCTCGATGGCCTCGTCCCAGCTGATGCGCTCCCAGGCCATCTCCTCGGCACCGCGCGGACCCGAGCGCTTGAGCGGGTAGAGCACGCGCCGCGGGCTGTAGCAGTTGTTTATCTGGTTGAGGCCCTTCATGCACAGCGACCCCAGCGACGTGGGCGCGTAGGGATGGCCCTCGATCTTCACCACGATGCCGTTTTCCACGTACACGCGGGCGGGACAGGCCTGGATGCAACCGCGGCACGTGGTCACGTACGTCTTGCGCTGGCTGGTGGACTCCCCCGCGGCCCACGCCTGCTCGGTCTTCTGCAACTTCCCGCCGTACAGGGTGCCGAGTGCAGCCGCGGCACCTGCCAGGGACGTCGCCTTGACGAACGAGCGTCTGGTCAAGCCTTCACGCTTCATAGATCATCCTTTCTTCGGCGAATGGCATAACGCTACATTCAGCAGCATGGCCGGTCGCGAAGGGGCGGACAATCCTCCCGTAGGATGAAGTTTACGCAGGTGAGGGCATATCACCCACTGGGTGATGCCGGGTGAGGGGGATTCTAGAGCTTCTGGATGACGTCGATGAAATCCTGGCGGCGGTGGACGCCGAACTTGGCGTAGATGTTGCGGATGTGCGTCTTGGCGGTGTTGCGCGACACGCACAGGCTGTTGGCGATGTACTCCGAGTCGCGCCCGGCCCGCATGAGCGCGAACACCTCCAGCTCGCGCGGCGAGAGGTGCACGTCGCCCAACTGGTCGGCCTCCACGGGCGCGGCGGCCGCATCGGCCTTTGCGGGGTGGCTGTCGGAGCGCTTCTCCGCGGCGTCCTGCACCAGGATGGAGGAGATGTCCACCTGGCGGATGGCCACCGCGCACAGCAGCAGGATGCCTATCATCACCACGACGATCACCGGCAGCGCGCGCACCAGGTCAACCTGCGGAAGCACGTACACCCCCAGAAGGCAGCCCAGAAGCGACCCGCCCGCGTAGGCGCTGCGCCCGTAGCCGAACACCTGCACGGGCGAGAAGTAGCGGCTGTGCCCCAGGTAGGACATGAACACCCAGATGTAGGACGAGAACAAACAGTACACCAGGAACGTGCCGCCGATGGCCACGGGGTTGCCGAAGTCCAGCAGGTAGGCCACGGCCACGAACGCGATGAGGCAGAAGATGATGGGGCGGTACAGCGTCTCGAACTGGACCTTCTGCACGATGGCGAAGAACACTGCCAGCGCGAACGACACCATGACCAGAAGGCTCACGCCCAGCGTAAGGCCGCTGTCCAAGCTCGCCTGCGAGAACCAGGAGTTGCCCAGGCCGTTCTGCAGAAACGCCACCGCGCCGATGAGGAACACCACCACCAGAAAGCGCAGAAACGACTTGCGCGACAGCGCGCCTGCGGTGGCCGTGCCGATATCCACCGCTCCCCCGTCGCCCGAGGGCGTGGTGATGACTATCATCACCGCCGAGAGCAGGGGCAGGGCCGCAGCTATGAACAGGCACACGATGGGCCAGGTGCCGATGCAGAAGAAGAATATGAGCCCCGCGGCCACGTCGCTTAGAAGCGTGCCGATGACCGCCGTGTTCACCCGCACCGAGGCGTATATCTGCCCCGCGCGGATGGCGATGGGCGCCGTGCAGATGCCCGTGAGGCCGCTTCCCAGCCAGAACAGCCAGCTTCCCGGATCGTGCCACAGCATGAGGGCGGCGAACTCCATGACTACGCCCGCGCTCGCGCCCGCCCCGAACGCCACCATGGCGCCCTTGAGCGAGAAGAGCTCCACCGTCTTGGCATGGAGCACCGAGAGGATCACGGAGGCCGCGACGAAGCACACGGTGGACAGGTAGTACATCTGCAGGCCCGGGTTCACGCCCTCGGGCACCACGAAGGAGAGCCACACAGGAGAGGAGTACATGACCAGGAACCATGCCCGCCAAAAGGCGTAGGACAGGTACTTCGCCGCCGACCAGCTGGTGATATAGGTTCTCTCGCTCGAATGGCCCTGCATGCTTCCCCTCCGAAAGTCTCTTCGCCAACGCCATTCTAGCACGACCGGGCGAAAGCGCATCGCCCATCCCGCCGCTTATATTTCAGATGAGGCCTTTACAGCAGGCCGATGTCGTCGAGGGGCCACAGCACGAACAGGCTGCGCGCCTCGGCCGTGGAGGCGGGCACCGCGCCGAAGTAGCGCGAGTCCTGCGAGTTGCCTCGGTTGTCGCCCATCATCCACATGCATCCCTCGGGCACCGTGTAGGGGTAGTCGACGCCTTCGTCGAGGCGGTAGGTAGGCTGGCCGGCCGTGTAGGGCTCGTCGAGGGGCCGGCCGTCCACGTAGACGAGGCCGTCCTCGCCGTTGATGTCCACGGTCTGCCCGCCCACGGCGATGCAGCGCTTGAGCAGCAGCCGGCCCGGGATCTCCGGATCCTGGAACATCACGATGTCGCCCGGCTCGGGGTCGCGCAGGTAGTAGCTCACCTTCTCGCCGAACACGCGGTCGCCCGTCATGATGGTGCCCTCCATGGAGCCCGACGGCACCGCGTAGGCGTGCCCCACGTAGGCGAACATCAGCCACGACATCAGGCCGACGAAGCCCACCCACGCAAGCAGGTTGAAGAAGCGGCGCAAGATGCCGGGAGGCTGGCTGGCTGCATGCTGGCCGGAGTTCACGGGGCACCATCCTTTCGTGGCTGCGCGGGACGCTGCCCCCATGATAGCGCAGCAGGAGAGCCGTAAGCAACGCGCGCTCCCTTCTGTCATCCTGAGCGGAGCGAAGCCCCCCCTTTTGTCATCCTGAGCGGAGCGAACGCAGTGAGCGGAGTCGAAGGATCCCGCGCGGCGTTAGCCGGAAGTCTCACTGCTGGCGCCGCGGGGGATCCTTCGACTCCGCGCTGCGCGCTCCGCTCAGGATGACAAGGGAGGCCGCCTTCGGCCTTCGCTCAGGATGACAAGGGAGGCCGCCTTCGACCTTCGCTCAGGATGCCAAGAGGGGGGCTTCGCCGCTGCGCTCAGGAAGACGATCCGGTGAGGAACTTCCGGTCGGCGTCGGAGAGGTCCACGCGCTCGAGGAGGTCGGGGCGCAGGCGGGCGGTGCGCTCGAGCGACTGCTCGCGGCGCCAGCGGGCGACGGCGGCGTGGTTGCCCGACAGGAGCACCGGCGGCACGTCCATGCCGCGAAACGACGCCGGGCGCGTGTACTGGGGGTATTCCAGCAACCCGTCGGCGAAGCTCTCGCCGAGCGCCCCCGTCTCGGCCCCCAGCACGCCGGGCAGCTTGCGCACCACGGCGTCGATGACCACCATGGAGGCCAGCTCGCCGCTCGTGAGCACGTAGTCGCCGAGCGAGATCACGCGGTCGGCCAGCGAGTAGGCGCGCTCGTCGATGCCCTCGTAATGGCCGCACACGAACAGCAGGCGCTTCTCGCGCGCCAGCTCGCAGGCGAGCGCGTCATCGAAGGGCTCGCCGCAGGGCGCGAGGAAGACGGTGCAGGGCCTGGGACCTGCGGCCGCGATGTCGTCGAAAGCCTCGAAGATGGGCTCGCACTTCATCACCAGGCCGTCGCCGCCGCCGTAGGGGTCGTCGTCGGTGGTGCGGTGGCGGTCGTGCGTCCAGTCGCGCAGGTCGTGCGCCGTGAAGCGGAGGATGCCCTTCTCCTGGGCGATGCGCATCATGGACGCCCCCATGACGGAGTCGTACATGCCGGGGAACGTCGAGAGCGTTTCGATGATCACAAGAGGTCCTTTCGCGTGCGCGGCGGGGGCGCGCTACAGGTCGAGCAGGCCCTCCGGCAGGTTCATGTCGATGCGGCGCGCGCCCTCGTCGATGCCTTCGACGAGCGCGTCCACGAGGGGCACGAGCACCATGCGCCCGCCGTCGCCCCGGTCGACGGACAGGAGCGTCTGCCCCGGGTTCTCCACCACCTCGGCGACGACGCCCACGAGGCCCGCGGAGGCATCGTGCACCTCGAAGCCCTCGAGGCCCTCCGCCTCCCCGGCCAGCGCGGCCTCGGGGACGTCGGCGCGGCGCACGAGGCAGCGGCAGCCC is part of the Arabiibacter massiliensis genome and encodes:
- a CDS encoding helix-turn-helix transcriptional regulator translates to MQGHSSERTYITSWSAAKYLSYAFWRAWFLVMYSSPVWLSFVVPEGVNPGLQMYYLSTVCFVAASVILSVLHAKTVELFSLKGAMVAFGAGASAGVVMEFAALMLWHDPGSWLFWLGSGLTGICTAPIAIRAGQIYASVRVNTAVIGTLLSDVAAGLIFFFCIGTWPIVCLFIAAALPLLSAVMIVITTPSGDGGAVDIGTATAGALSRKSFLRFLVVVFLIGAVAFLQNGLGNSWFSQASLDSGLTLGVSLLVMVSFALAVFFAIVQKVQFETLYRPIIFCLIAFVAVAYLLDFGNPVAIGGTFLVYCLFSSYIWVFMSYLGHSRYFSPVQVFGYGRSAYAGGSLLGCLLGVYVLPQVDLVRALPVIVVVMIGILLLCAVAIRQVDISSILVQDAAEKRSDSHPAKADAAAAPVEADQLGDVHLSPRELEVFALMRAGRDSEYIANSLCVSRNTAKTHIRNIYAKFGVHRRQDFIDVIQKL
- the lepB gene encoding signal peptidase I, with protein sequence MNSGQHAASQPPGILRRFFNLLAWVGFVGLMSWLMFAYVGHAYAVPSGSMEGTIMTGDRVFGEKVSYYLRDPEPGDIVMFQDPEIPGRLLLKRCIAVGGQTVDINGEDGLVYVDGRPLDEPYTAGQPTYRLDEGVDYPYTVPEGCMWMMGDNRGNSQDSRYFGAVPASTAEARSLFVLWPLDDIGLL
- the trmD gene encoding tRNA (guanosine(37)-N1)-methyltransferase TrmD — protein: MIIETLSTFPGMYDSVMGASMMRIAQEKGILRFTAHDLRDWTHDRHRTTDDDPYGGGDGLVMKCEPIFEAFDDIAAAGPRPCTVFLAPCGEPFDDALACELAREKRLLFVCGHYEGIDERAYSLADRVISLGDYVLTSGELASMVVIDAVVRKLPGVLGAETGALGESFADGLLEYPQYTRPASFRGMDVPPVLLSGNHAAVARWRREQSLERTARLRPDLLERVDLSDADRKFLTGSSS
- a CDS encoding PRC-barrel domain-containing protein, whose amino-acid sequence is MRAWANVAELAKPKNLTGGLVARSAPGLPFLLHEGLEVAFVPPQIDAPRRARVASVQDAGRGAYLVTFEGVDSIDVAERLAGCRCLVRRADVPEAALAGEAEGLEGFEVHDASAGLVGVVAEVVENPGQTLLSVDRGDGGRMVLVPLVDALVEGIDEGARRIDMNLPEGLLDL